In the Sus scrofa isolate TJ Tabasco breed Duroc chromosome 6, Sscrofa11.1, whole genome shotgun sequence genome, one interval contains:
- the LOC100525750 gene encoding RNA-binding Raly-like protein isoform X2 has protein sequence MAREPKPGPARPGQKRPWGTAISCYYDLDYELYREEFPYRVCDYQRIPPLINRAPTKIRGTHVGPGVKHSFSPHKAPRTSQLPAGQIKLQTEELHSIRGELSQIKAQVDHLLETVDRMDQQMDQLPGTEDCEQNRSSRSKGPSYRTVEPHQEPTGQRTHPEADSSPITDPEDPKEAVKNHASDQEGSQ, from the exons ATGGCTCGGGAGCCCAAGCCTGGTCCTGCCCGGCCGGGCCAGAAGAGGCCCTGGGGCACGGCCATCTCCTG CTACTACGATCTGGATTACGAGCTGTACAGGGAAGAATTCCCCTACAG GGTGTGTGACTACCAAAGGATCCCTCCACTAATCAACCGTGCACCTACCAAGATCCGGGGGACCCACGTGGGCCCGGGGGTCAAGCACAGCTTTAGTCCCCACAAGGCTCCCAGGACTAGTCAACTGCCTGCAGGGCAGATAAAGC TCCAGACTGAGGAGCTGCACTCCATCAGAGGAGAGCTGAGCCAGATCAAAGCCCAGGTGGATCACCTGCTGGAGACTGTGGACCGCATGGACCAGCAGATGGACCAGCTTCCAG GGACGGAGGACTGCGAACAGAACCGGAGCTCCAGGAGTAAGGGTCCCTCATACAGAACCGTAGAACCTCATCAGGAGCCTACAGGCCAGAGGACCCATCCAGAGGCAGACAGCTCCCCGATCACAGACCCAGAAGACCCCAAGGAGGCA GTAAAGAATCACGCATCAGACCAGGAGGGCAGCCAGTAG
- the LOC100525750 gene encoding RNA-binding Raly-like protein isoform X1, whose product MQTCAHGVLWGALIGGLLGFCKQLFDGSYYDLDYELYREEFPYRVCDYQRIPPLINRAPTKIRGTHVGPGVKHSFSPHKAPRTSQLPAGQIKLQTEELHSIRGELSQIKAQVDHLLETVDRMDQQMDQLPGTEDCEQNRSSRSKGPSYRTVEPHQEPTGQRTHPEADSSPITDPEDPKEAVKNHASDQEGSQ is encoded by the exons ATGCAGACGTGCGCACACGGTGTGCTGTGGGGGGCTCTCATCGGGGGCTTGCTAGGGTTTTGTAAACAGCTGTTTGACGGGAG CTACTACGATCTGGATTACGAGCTGTACAGGGAAGAATTCCCCTACAG GGTGTGTGACTACCAAAGGATCCCTCCACTAATCAACCGTGCACCTACCAAGATCCGGGGGACCCACGTGGGCCCGGGGGTCAAGCACAGCTTTAGTCCCCACAAGGCTCCCAGGACTAGTCAACTGCCTGCAGGGCAGATAAAGC TCCAGACTGAGGAGCTGCACTCCATCAGAGGAGAGCTGAGCCAGATCAAAGCCCAGGTGGATCACCTGCTGGAGACTGTGGACCGCATGGACCAGCAGATGGACCAGCTTCCAG GGACGGAGGACTGCGAACAGAACCGGAGCTCCAGGAGTAAGGGTCCCTCATACAGAACCGTAGAACCTCATCAGGAGCCTACAGGCCAGAGGACCCATCCAGAGGCAGACAGCTCCCCGATCACAGACCCAGAAGACCCCAAGGAGGCA GTAAAGAATCACGCATCAGACCAGGAGGGCAGCCAGTAG
- the LOC100525750 gene encoding RNA-binding Raly-like protein isoform X3 gives MPTLKLGSYYDLDYELYREEFPYRVCDYQRIPPLINRAPTKIRGTHVGPGVKHSFSPHKAPRTSQLPAGQIKLQTEELHSIRGELSQIKAQVDHLLETVDRMDQQMDQLPGTEDCEQNRSSRSKGPSYRTVEPHQEPTGQRTHPEADSSPITDPEDPKEAVKNHASDQEGSQ, from the exons ATGCCGACCCTGAAGCTCGGAAG CTACTACGATCTGGATTACGAGCTGTACAGGGAAGAATTCCCCTACAG GGTGTGTGACTACCAAAGGATCCCTCCACTAATCAACCGTGCACCTACCAAGATCCGGGGGACCCACGTGGGCCCGGGGGTCAAGCACAGCTTTAGTCCCCACAAGGCTCCCAGGACTAGTCAACTGCCTGCAGGGCAGATAAAGC TCCAGACTGAGGAGCTGCACTCCATCAGAGGAGAGCTGAGCCAGATCAAAGCCCAGGTGGATCACCTGCTGGAGACTGTGGACCGCATGGACCAGCAGATGGACCAGCTTCCAG GGACGGAGGACTGCGAACAGAACCGGAGCTCCAGGAGTAAGGGTCCCTCATACAGAACCGTAGAACCTCATCAGGAGCCTACAGGCCAGAGGACCCATCCAGAGGCAGACAGCTCCCCGATCACAGACCCAGAAGACCCCAAGGAGGCA GTAAAGAATCACGCATCAGACCAGGAGGGCAGCCAGTAG